AGTCAGGGAATTCAAAGAAGAAACCGGACTAACCATTCATAATCCAGAACTTAAAGGATCCTTTACTTTCATTATGCGTGACCAGGAAGTAACGAAGCAGGAATGGATGATGTTTACGTTTTACACGACGAGTTATACAGGAGAATTGCTGGAAGAAAGTGAAGAAGGACAATTGGAATGGGTGCCTGTAAGCGATGTATTAACTAAGCCAATGGCGGAGGGCGATCGGTATATTTTTGAACATATTCTCAAGCATGACGAACAAGTATATGGAACCTTTATTTATACCACGGACTTTAAACTAATTGATCAGGACCTTGATCCATCCCGTCCAGAATAACAAGGAGCGATTTACGATGACCACGGCTGATAAAACAAAAAATACTCAACTAGTAATCATCACTGGGATGTCTGGAGCCGGAAAGACGG
This Halobacillus salinarum DNA region includes the following protein-coding sequences:
- a CDS encoding NUDIX domain-containing protein, translating into MQRVSNCILRVNDQILLLKKPRRGWYVAPGGKMEAGENIKDAVVREFKEETGLTIHNPELKGSFTFIMRDQEVTKQEWMMFTFYTTSYTGELLEESEEGQLEWVPVSDVLTKPMAEGDRYIFEHILKHDEQVYGTFIYTTDFKLIDQDLDPSRPE